From one Bordetella genomosp. 9 genomic stretch:
- a CDS encoding TrmH family RNA methyltransferase, whose product MKHIASRDNPLVKTLQRLAASAGRRESQVLLDGIHLCQAWLRHHGAPVRALFDVARLDHPEIAELARALPEETCVSLDTRLLRGLASVESDQGVAFVVQPPQPALPERIEETCVLLDRVQDPGNVGTLIRTCAGAGIRRILLSEGCAAAWSPKVLRSAQGAHFALALHERVDVSDLLPRLGVPLVATALQESISLYDANLPAHCAWVFGHEGQGVSAELLRAADLRVRIPHDAQAVESLNVAVSAAICLFEQRRRFPSATVGG is encoded by the coding sequence ATGAAGCACATTGCTTCACGCGACAACCCCCTGGTCAAGACCTTGCAGCGCCTGGCCGCATCGGCGGGGCGGCGCGAATCCCAGGTACTGCTGGACGGCATCCATCTCTGCCAGGCATGGCTGCGGCATCACGGCGCGCCGGTGCGGGCCCTGTTCGACGTCGCACGGCTGGACCATCCCGAAATCGCCGAGCTGGCGCGCGCGCTGCCGGAGGAAACCTGCGTCAGCCTGGACACGCGTCTGTTGCGGGGCCTGGCCAGCGTCGAAAGCGACCAGGGCGTGGCCTTCGTCGTGCAGCCGCCGCAGCCGGCCTTGCCCGAGCGCATCGAGGAAACCTGTGTCCTGCTGGATCGCGTGCAGGATCCCGGCAATGTGGGTACCTTGATCCGCACCTGCGCGGGCGCCGGTATACGGCGCATCCTGCTGTCGGAAGGCTGCGCCGCGGCATGGTCGCCCAAGGTACTGCGCAGCGCGCAGGGCGCGCATTTCGCGCTTGCGCTGCACGAGCGGGTCGACGTTTCGGACTTGCTGCCCCGGCTGGGCGTGCCCCTGGTGGCCACGGCCCTGCAGGAATCGATCTCGCTTTACGACGCCAACCTTCCGGCGCATTGCGCCTGGGTTTTCGGCCACGAAGGGCAGGGCGTCTCGGCGGAATTGCTGCGCGCCGCCGACCTGCGCGTGCGCATCCCGCACGACGCGCAAGCCGTGGAATCCCTGAACGTCGCGGTATCGGCGGCGATCTGCCTGTTCGAGCAGAGGCGCCGTTTCCCGTCGGCGACGGTGGGCGGCTAG
- the lpxB gene encoding lipid-A-disaccharide synthase, with protein MTTRIGMVAGEPSGDLLAGRIIEGLREYDASMSCAGIGGPRMQARGFDSWHPMHALTVFGYVDALKRIPSLLAIYGDVKRRMLAEPPAVFVGIDAPDFNLKLELQLRQAGVPTVHFVGPSIWAWRYDRIHKIRQAVSHMLVLFPFEVDIYRKEGIPVTYVGHPLAGTIPMVPDRAAARARLGVDAGARVLAMLPGSRSSEIRVLAPRFLQALQQLQARDPALQCLVPMVNAARRAEFEGFLRQHPVRNLRIVTADDVAPAEGHPVAWSVMEAADAVLVASGTATLEAALYKRPMVISYVLSPWMRRIMAWKSGQQRPYLPWVGLPNVLLRDFAVPELLQDDATPDKLAEATWRALTDEAGAARIQARFTDLHGELLRDTPALAARVINEVAHGAK; from the coding sequence GTGACCACGCGTATCGGCATGGTGGCCGGCGAGCCCTCCGGGGACCTGCTGGCCGGCCGCATCATCGAAGGCCTGCGCGAATACGATGCCTCGATGTCCTGCGCCGGGATAGGCGGGCCGCGCATGCAGGCGCGCGGCTTCGACAGCTGGCATCCCATGCATGCGCTGACGGTGTTCGGCTACGTGGACGCGCTCAAGCGCATTCCCAGCCTGCTGGCCATCTACGGCGACGTCAAGCGGCGCATGCTGGCCGAGCCGCCCGCCGTGTTCGTCGGTATCGACGCGCCGGATTTCAATCTGAAGCTCGAATTGCAGCTCCGGCAGGCGGGCGTTCCGACCGTGCATTTCGTCGGGCCGTCGATCTGGGCCTGGCGCTACGACCGCATCCACAAGATCCGCCAGGCGGTCTCGCACATGCTGGTGCTGTTCCCCTTCGAAGTCGATATCTATCGCAAGGAAGGCATACCGGTCACCTATGTGGGCCATCCGCTGGCCGGCACCATCCCCATGGTGCCGGATCGCGCGGCCGCCCGCGCGCGCCTGGGCGTGGACGCCGGCGCCCGCGTGCTGGCGATGCTGCCGGGCAGCCGCTCGTCGGAAATCCGCGTGCTGGCGCCGCGTTTCCTGCAGGCCCTGCAGCAATTGCAGGCGCGCGATCCGGCCCTGCAATGCCTGGTGCCCATGGTGAACGCCGCCCGTCGCGCCGAATTCGAAGGCTTCCTGCGCCAGCATCCCGTCAGGAACCTGCGCATCGTGACGGCGGATGACGTCGCACCCGCCGAAGGCCATCCCGTGGCATGGTCGGTCATGGAAGCCGCGGACGCCGTGCTGGTGGCCAGCGGCACGGCCACGCTGGAAGCCGCGCTCTACAAGCGCCCCATGGTTATTTCCTATGTGCTGTCGCCCTGGATGCGACGTATCATGGCGTGGAAATCCGGGCAGCAGCGTCCCTATCTGCCCTGGGTGGGGCTGCCCAACGTGCTGCTGCGCGACTTCGCCGTACCCGAGCTGCTACAGGACGACGCCACGCCGGACAAGCTGGCCGAAGCCACCTGGCGCGCGCTGACGGATGAAGCCGGCGCTGCCCGTATCCAGGCGCGGTTCACGGATCTGCATGGCGAGCTGCTGCGCGATACGCCGGCACTGGCGGCCCGGGTCATCAACGAGGTGGCGCATGGCGCAAAGTGA
- the ppsR gene encoding posphoenolpyruvate synthetase regulatory kinase/phosphorylase PpsR: MTNQPLERTVYIVSDSTGITAETFSHSVLAQFENVTFRQIRLPFVDTLQKAEEAALRIDRNAAETGMQPIVFSTLVHPEIMARVRQANGIFLDLFGTFVSHIEHELGLKSSHSIGRSHMAANSEKYRNRIDAINFSLSHDDGQFVTNLGQADVILVGVSRCGKTPTSLYLAMQYAVKAANFPLTPDDFERGVLPSTLAPHRSKLFGLSIQPDRLAEVRHERRPNSPYASIEQCRYEVAEAERLMRREGIEWLSTTTKSIEEISTTVLQEVGLDRGG, encoded by the coding sequence ATGACCAACCAACCGCTCGAACGCACTGTCTACATCGTCTCGGACAGCACCGGCATCACGGCCGAGACCTTCAGCCATTCGGTCCTGGCGCAGTTCGAGAACGTGACGTTCCGGCAGATCCGCCTGCCCTTCGTCGACACGCTGCAGAAGGCCGAAGAAGCCGCCCTGCGCATCGACCGCAACGCCGCCGAAACCGGCATGCAGCCCATCGTTTTCAGCACCCTGGTGCATCCCGAAATCATGGCGCGGGTGCGCCAGGCCAACGGTATCTTCCTGGATCTATTTGGAACGTTTGTAAGCCACATCGAACACGAGCTCGGCCTGAAGTCCAGCCACTCGATCGGCCGCTCGCACATGGCCGCCAACAGCGAGAAATATCGCAATCGGATCGACGCGATCAATTTCAGCCTGTCCCATGACGACGGCCAGTTCGTTACAAATCTGGGCCAGGCGGACGTCATCCTGGTCGGCGTGTCCCGCTGCGGCAAGACGCCGACCAGCCTGTACCTGGCCATGCAGTACGCCGTCAAGGCGGCCAACTTCCCGCTGACGCCCGACGACTTCGAGCGCGGGGTGCTGCCTTCGACGCTGGCGCCCCATCGCAGCAAGCTGTTCGGCCTGTCCATCCAGCCCGACCGGTTGGCCGAAGTGCGGCACGAACGGCGGCCCAACAGCCCGTACGCGTCGATCGAGCAGTGCCGCTATGAAGTCGCCGAGGCGGAGCGCCTGATGCGCCGCGAAGGCATCGAGTGGCTGTCCACCACGACCAAATCCATCGAGGAGATTTCCACCACGGTGCTGCAGGAAGTCGGCCTGGACCGCGGCGGCTGA
- the rnhB gene encoding ribonuclease HII, translated as MAQSDMFGDEGLRDVIISGVDEAGRGPLAGAVYAAAVILNPVRPIEGLADSKVLSAPRREELALEIKEYAVAWCVASASVKEIDSLNILRATLLAMRRAVLGLGIKPGLALVDGNQAPRLPCGVKTVIQGDALVPAISAASILAKTARDADLVRLHGEYPNYGFDQHKGYGTAMHLERLRAHGPCPEHRRSFSPVKDLLILS; from the coding sequence ATGGCGCAAAGTGACATGTTCGGCGACGAAGGCCTGCGAGATGTGATCATCTCGGGGGTGGACGAAGCTGGGCGCGGACCGCTGGCCGGCGCCGTCTATGCCGCCGCGGTGATCCTGAACCCGGTGCGTCCCATCGAAGGGCTGGCGGATTCCAAGGTGCTGAGCGCCCCGCGCCGCGAGGAACTGGCGCTCGAAATCAAGGAATATGCCGTGGCCTGGTGCGTCGCCAGCGCCAGCGTGAAGGAAATCGACTCCCTGAACATCCTGCGGGCGACCTTGCTGGCGATGCGCCGCGCGGTGCTCGGGCTGGGCATCAAGCCGGGCCTGGCGCTGGTGGACGGCAACCAGGCGCCGCGCCTGCCTTGCGGCGTCAAGACGGTGATCCAGGGCGACGCCCTGGTGCCGGCGATTTCGGCCGCCTCGATACTGGCCAAGACCGCCCGCGATGCCGACCTGGTGCGCCTGCATGGCGAATATCCCAACTATGGCTTCGACCAGCACAAGGGCTACGGCACGGCCATGCACCTGGAACGCCTGCGCGCGCATGGGCCGTGTCCCGAACACCGGCGCAGCTTTTCCCCCGTCAAGGATCTGTTGATCCTGTCATGA
- the lpxA gene encoding acyl-ACP--UDP-N-acetylglucosamine O-acyltransferase — MTDRIHPTAVVDPAAEIDSSVVIGPYSVVGARVRIGAGTEIGSHCVIDGVTTIGRDNRFYRFCSIGGMPQDKKYAGEPTRLEIGDRNTVREFTTFNTGTVQDGGVTTIGSDNWIMAYVHIAHDCHVGSNTILANGVQLGGHVRVGDWAILGGLTGVHQFSTVGAHSMTGGNSSLMQDTPPYVLAAGNPCRPVGINVEGLKRRGFTPAVVSALRDAYKAIYRRGLSLDEARAELRARQDSEPETREVLQVMLDFLDQSQRGIIRP; from the coding sequence ATGACCGATCGCATCCATCCCACCGCCGTGGTCGATCCGGCTGCTGAGATCGACAGTTCCGTCGTCATCGGTCCATACAGCGTCGTCGGCGCGCGGGTGCGCATCGGCGCGGGAACGGAGATCGGATCGCATTGCGTCATCGACGGCGTGACCACCATCGGGCGCGACAACCGTTTCTACCGGTTCTGCTCGATCGGCGGCATGCCGCAGGACAAGAAGTACGCCGGCGAACCGACACGGCTGGAAATCGGCGATCGCAACACCGTGCGCGAGTTCACCACCTTCAACACCGGTACCGTGCAGGACGGTGGCGTCACCACCATCGGCAGCGACAACTGGATCATGGCGTATGTGCACATCGCCCATGATTGCCACGTGGGCAGCAACACCATCCTGGCGAATGGCGTCCAACTGGGCGGGCATGTGCGGGTGGGCGACTGGGCCATCCTCGGCGGCCTGACCGGCGTGCATCAGTTCAGCACCGTAGGCGCGCACAGCATGACGGGCGGCAACAGCTCGCTGATGCAGGATACGCCTCCCTACGTGCTGGCGGCGGGCAACCCGTGCCGGCCGGTGGGCATCAATGTGGAAGGGCTGAAGCGGCGCGGCTTCACGCCTGCCGTCGTATCGGCGCTGCGCGACGCCTACAAGGCGATCTACCGGCGCGGCCTGTCCCTGGACGAAGCACGCGCCGAACTGCGCGCCCGGCAGGACAGCGAGCCCGAGACGCGCGAAGTCCTGCAGGTCATGCTGGACTTCCTGGATCAATCGCAACGCGGCATTATCCGGCCGTGA
- a CDS encoding bifunctional transcriptional activator/DNA repair enzyme AdaA, with product MNPSAPPVHPHAALVEQACRAMESGTATDLATLAEQAGMSRFHFHRVFKAVTGITPKAYAQALRASRARQELDRAQSRGRSVTDAIYEAGFNSSGRFYESVPAILGMTPTEFRRGGAGLSIRFAVAQCSLGALLVAATGKGICQISLGDDPQALVQALQDRYAQAELEGGDDEFKRWVAQVVGFVENPKIGLALPLDVRGTAFQQRVWQALREIPLGSTATYAEIARRIGAPAAVRAVARACASNDIALAIPCHRVVRTDGGAGGYRWGVTRKLELLARESGQPR from the coding sequence ATGAATCCATCCGCCCCACCCGTGCATCCCCATGCGGCGCTGGTCGAACAGGCCTGCCGCGCCATGGAAAGCGGGACGGCGACGGACCTTGCCACGCTGGCCGAACAGGCCGGCATGAGCCGTTTCCACTTCCACCGGGTATTCAAGGCGGTCACCGGCATTACCCCCAAGGCCTACGCCCAAGCCCTCCGCGCCTCGCGCGCGCGCCAGGAGCTGGACCGCGCGCAGTCGCGCGGACGCTCGGTCACCGACGCCATCTACGAAGCGGGATTCAACTCCAGCGGCCGCTTCTACGAAAGCGTGCCCGCCATCCTGGGCATGACGCCGACCGAGTTCCGCCGTGGCGGCGCCGGCCTGAGCATCCGCTTCGCCGTCGCCCAGTGCTCGCTGGGCGCCCTGCTGGTCGCCGCGACCGGCAAGGGGATTTGCCAGATCTCCCTGGGCGACGACCCTCAGGCGCTGGTGCAGGCGCTGCAGGACCGCTATGCCCAGGCTGAACTGGAAGGCGGTGACGACGAATTCAAAAGATGGGTGGCGCAGGTGGTCGGCTTCGTCGAAAACCCGAAGATAGGCCTCGCCCTGCCCCTGGACGTACGCGGCACGGCCTTCCAGCAACGTGTCTGGCAAGCCCTGCGCGAAATCCCGCTGGGCAGCACCGCTACCTATGCGGAAATCGCCCGCCGCATCGGGGCGCCGGCGGCCGTGCGCGCCGTCGCGCGTGCCTGCGCGAGCAATGACATCGCCCTGGCCATTCCGTGCCACCGCGTCGTGCGTACGGACGGCGGCGCGGGCGGTTACCGCTGGGGCGTGACGCGCAAGCTGGAGCTGCTGGCGCGCGAAAGCGGCCAGCCGCGTTGA
- the fabZ gene encoding 3-hydroxyacyl-ACP dehydratase FabZ, whose product MELDIKGILDRLPHRYPMLLIDRVLDIQPGKSIVALKNVSINEPFFTGHFPHHPVMPGVLILEAMAQAAALFSFSDESALKNDAGGSSTVYYFVGIDGARFRRPVLPGDQLRIEVDAERLSRSICKYAGRALVDGQLVAEAKLMCAIRNLDA is encoded by the coding sequence ATGGAACTCGACATTAAGGGGATCCTGGATCGCTTGCCGCATCGGTATCCGATGCTGTTGATCGACCGGGTGCTCGACATCCAGCCCGGCAAATCCATCGTTGCCTTGAAGAACGTTTCGATCAACGAGCCGTTCTTCACGGGGCACTTCCCGCACCATCCGGTCATGCCGGGCGTGCTCATCCTGGAAGCCATGGCGCAAGCCGCCGCGCTGTTCTCGTTTTCGGATGAGTCCGCGCTGAAGAATGACGCCGGGGGTTCGTCCACGGTGTATTACTTCGTCGGCATCGACGGTGCGCGTTTCCGCCGTCCGGTGCTGCCGGGCGACCAGTTGCGCATCGAAGTCGACGCCGAGCGCCTGAGCCGCAGCATCTGCAAGTACGCCGGCCGCGCGCTGGTGGACGGCCAACTCGTCGCCGAAGCCAAACTCATGTGTGCCATCCGCAACCTGGACGCATAA
- the ppsA gene encoding phosphoenolpyruvate synthase codes for MSYVVSFEQLRMADVDSVGGKNASLGEMISQLAGAGVRVPGGFATTAEAFRDFLKSSGLDKRIADRLATLNPEDVRELATAGAEIRQWLTDAPFSPEFEQQIRTAFAALDADGKGSFAVRSSATAEDLPDASFAGQQETFLNVVGIDDVLDKIRHVFASLYNDRAISYRVHKGYAHAEVALSAGVQRMVRSDKGSAGVMFTIDTESGFKDVVFITSSYGLGETVVQGAVNPDEFYVFKPTLEKGMYPIVGRRIGSKLIKMEFDPERPQGRAVRTVDVPVSERNRYSLTDDEVTELARYAVIIEKHYGRPMDIEWGRDGVDGKLYILQARPETVKSQQTGNEVQQRYRLKATGRVVVTGRAIGQKIGAGRVRIVADVSEMDKVQPGDVLVTDMTDPNWEPVMKRAAAIVTNRGGRTCHAAIIARELGIPAVVGCATATDDLKEGQAVTVSCAEGDEGRIYDGLIETEVEEVRRGEMPAIDVKIMMNVGNPQLAFDFAQIPNEGVGLARLEFIINNNIGIHPKAVLDYPNVDAELKKAVESAARGYASPRAFFVEKLAEGIATIAAAFWPKPVIVRLSDFKSNEYRKLVGGSRYEPEEENPMLGFRGASRYIAQEFDECFRMECEALKRVRGEMGLSNVEIMVPFVRTLSQAGRVVDLLGKNGLKRGENGLKLIMMCEVPSNAILAESFLDYFDGFSIGSNDMTQLTLGLDRDSGMELLAADFDERDEAVKFMLRRAIQACLAKGKYVGICGQGPSDHPDFAQWLKDEGILSMSLNPDTVVDTWQRLAG; via the coding sequence ATGTCGTACGTCGTTTCGTTCGAGCAGCTCCGCATGGCGGATGTGGACTCGGTAGGAGGCAAGAACGCATCACTAGGTGAAATGATCAGCCAGCTGGCGGGCGCGGGTGTGCGCGTGCCGGGTGGCTTCGCAACCACGGCCGAGGCTTTCCGCGATTTCCTGAAATCGTCGGGCCTGGACAAGCGTATCGCCGATCGTCTCGCCACGCTCAATCCGGAAGACGTACGCGAACTGGCGACGGCCGGGGCGGAAATCCGCCAGTGGCTGACCGACGCCCCGTTCTCGCCGGAATTCGAACAGCAGATCCGCACCGCCTTCGCCGCCCTGGATGCGGACGGCAAGGGCTCGTTCGCCGTCCGTTCGTCCGCCACCGCGGAAGACCTGCCCGACGCGTCGTTCGCGGGCCAGCAGGAAACCTTCCTGAACGTCGTCGGCATCGACGACGTGCTGGACAAGATCCGCCACGTCTTCGCGTCGCTGTACAACGACCGCGCCATCTCCTACCGCGTGCACAAGGGCTATGCCCATGCCGAAGTCGCTCTGTCGGCCGGCGTGCAGCGCATGGTCCGCTCGGACAAGGGCAGCGCCGGCGTCATGTTCACCATCGACACCGAATCCGGCTTCAAGGACGTGGTGTTCATCACCTCGTCCTATGGCCTGGGCGAAACCGTGGTGCAGGGCGCCGTCAATCCCGACGAGTTCTACGTTTTCAAGCCCACGCTGGAAAAGGGCATGTACCCCATCGTCGGCCGCCGCATCGGCTCCAAGCTGATCAAGATGGAATTCGATCCGGAACGTCCGCAGGGCCGCGCCGTGCGCACGGTGGATGTGCCGGTGTCCGAACGCAATCGCTATTCGCTGACCGACGATGAAGTCACCGAACTGGCGCGCTATGCGGTCATCATCGAAAAGCATTACGGCCGTCCCATGGACATCGAATGGGGCCGCGACGGCGTCGACGGCAAGCTGTACATCCTGCAGGCCCGTCCGGAAACCGTGAAGTCCCAGCAGACCGGCAACGAAGTGCAGCAGCGCTACCGCCTGAAGGCCACCGGCCGGGTCGTGGTGACCGGCCGCGCGATCGGCCAGAAGATCGGCGCGGGCCGCGTGCGCATCGTTGCCGACGTCTCGGAAATGGACAAGGTGCAGCCGGGCGACGTGCTGGTCACCGACATGACCGATCCCAACTGGGAGCCGGTGATGAAGCGTGCCGCGGCCATCGTCACCAACCGTGGCGGCCGCACCTGCCATGCCGCGATCATCGCGCGTGAACTCGGTATCCCGGCGGTGGTGGGCTGCGCCACGGCGACCGACGACCTCAAGGAAGGCCAGGCGGTGACCGTGTCCTGCGCCGAAGGCGATGAGGGCCGCATCTACGACGGCCTGATCGAAACCGAGGTCGAGGAAGTGCGCCGCGGCGAAATGCCGGCCATCGACGTGAAGATCATGATGAACGTCGGCAATCCCCAGCTGGCTTTCGACTTCGCGCAGATTCCCAACGAAGGCGTGGGCCTGGCTCGCCTGGAATTCATCATCAACAACAACATCGGCATCCACCCGAAGGCGGTGCTGGATTATCCCAACGTCGATGCCGAACTGAAAAAAGCGGTGGAGTCGGCCGCGCGCGGCTACGCCAGCCCGCGTGCCTTCTTCGTCGAAAAGCTGGCCGAAGGCATCGCCACCATCGCCGCCGCGTTCTGGCCCAAGCCGGTCATCGTGCGCCTGTCCGACTTCAAGTCCAACGAATACCGCAAGCTGGTGGGCGGTTCGCGCTACGAGCCGGAAGAAGAAAACCCCATGCTGGGCTTCCGCGGCGCCTCGCGCTATATCGCGCAGGAGTTCGACGAGTGCTTCCGCATGGAATGCGAAGCGCTGAAGCGGGTGCGTGGCGAAATGGGCCTGTCCAACGTCGAGATCATGGTGCCCTTCGTGCGTACGCTGAGCCAGGCCGGCCGGGTGGTGGACCTGCTGGGCAAGAACGGCCTGAAGCGCGGCGAAAACGGCCTGAAGCTGATCATGATGTGCGAAGTCCCGTCCAACGCCATCCTGGCCGAGTCCTTCCTGGACTACTTCGACGGTTTCTCGATCGGCTCCAACGACATGACGCAGCTGACGCTGGGCCTGGATCGCGATTCGGGCATGGAGCTGCTGGCGGCCGATTTCGACGAACGCGACGAAGCGGTCAAGTTCATGCTGCGGCGCGCGATCCAGGCCTGCCTGGCCAAGGGCAAGTACGTCGGTATCTGCGGCCAGGGACCCAGCGACCATCCGGACTTCGCGCAATGGCTGAAGGACGAAGGCATCCTGTCGATGTCGCTGAATCCGGATACCGTGGTCGACACCTGGCAGCGTCTGGCGGGCTGA
- the lpxD gene encoding UDP-3-O-(3-hydroxymyristoyl)glucosamine N-acyltransferase, with protein sequence MPVLLDPARAPLLDELLADTDTQGLTWQISAPPDGALPRIQGLGTLASAGPAEISFLSNPRYQNQLPATRAGAVIVTPDVEQALAAQPAPAAFTRVVTANPYLLYARIAQWFDRARRPALPGGVHATAVVADDAVIEAGARVGPHCVIESGARIGRDTVLGAGCIVGAGSSVGAGGLLHARVTLYAGVTVGARAVIHTGAVLGADGFGFAPDPTLGKGAWGKIPQFGGVTVGDDVEIGANTTIDRGALEDTVIGDGVKLDNQIMVAHNVRIGAHTAVAACVGIAGSTTIGARCTIGGASMLSGHLTLADDVHISGGTAITSNISKPGRYTGVYPYAEHGDWQRNAAVIQQLGQLRRRVRTLEQE encoded by the coding sequence ATGCCGGTTCTGCTAGATCCCGCTCGCGCGCCCTTACTTGACGAGTTATTGGCGGATACCGACACCCAAGGCCTGACGTGGCAGATCAGCGCTCCACCGGATGGGGCGCTACCCCGGATACAGGGGCTGGGAACGCTGGCCTCCGCCGGGCCGGCTGAAATCAGCTTCCTCTCCAATCCCCGCTATCAGAACCAGCTGCCCGCCACGCGGGCCGGCGCGGTCATCGTGACGCCGGACGTGGAACAGGCCTTGGCCGCCCAGCCGGCGCCGGCGGCCTTCACCCGCGTCGTCACCGCGAATCCCTATCTGCTCTACGCACGCATCGCGCAGTGGTTCGACCGTGCGCGGCGTCCGGCATTGCCCGGCGGCGTGCATGCCACCGCGGTGGTCGCCGACGACGCGGTGATCGAAGCCGGCGCGCGCGTCGGGCCGCATTGCGTGATCGAGTCCGGTGCGCGCATCGGCCGCGACACCGTGCTCGGGGCCGGCTGCATCGTTGGCGCCGGATCCTCGGTCGGGGCTGGCGGACTGCTACATGCTCGGGTAACGTTGTATGCGGGCGTAACCGTGGGCGCGCGCGCCGTCATCCATACGGGCGCGGTCCTGGGCGCCGACGGCTTCGGTTTCGCGCCGGATCCGACGCTGGGCAAGGGCGCCTGGGGCAAGATTCCCCAGTTCGGCGGCGTGACCGTGGGCGATGACGTGGAAATCGGCGCGAATACCACCATCGACCGGGGCGCGCTGGAAGACACGGTGATCGGCGACGGCGTCAAGCTGGACAACCAGATCATGGTCGCGCATAACGTCCGGATCGGGGCGCATACGGCAGTGGCGGCTTGCGTGGGCATCGCGGGTTCCACCACCATAGGCGCGCGCTGCACCATAGGCGGGGCATCGATGTTGTCCGGCCACCTGACGCTGGCGGACGACGTCCATATATCGGGCGGCACCGCCATCACGTCGAATATCTCCAAGCCTGGCCGCTACACCGGGGTCTATCCCTATGCGGAACATGGCGATTGGCAGCGCAATGCGGCTGTCATCCAGCAGTTGGGCCAGTTGCGCCGCCGCGTGCGGACGCTGGAACAGGAATAA
- a CDS encoding glutamine amidotransferase: MTAKDLPVLIIHTGDPEDAIKAAHDSYAGFVRRAAGLAPDDVHIVPVFMGPQPANPERYRAAFITGSPAMVTDRAPWSEQTGQWLRAAAAQGLPMFGICYGHQLLAHALGGQVGYNPAGREVGTHLVRHLAEDPLLAGVPRDFPAQMMHMQSVIQPPPGATVLASSALDAHQILRLGPAIVSTQFHPEFPPEFVRENLARNAEKYGGENLDVPGLIADVRPTPEAAGLLRRFLDLYVTASHLPEPA; encoded by the coding sequence ATGACCGCCAAAGACCTTCCCGTACTCATCATCCATACCGGCGACCCGGAAGACGCCATCAAGGCCGCCCACGACAGCTATGCGGGCTTCGTCCGCCGGGCCGCGGGCCTGGCCCCCGACGACGTCCACATCGTGCCGGTTTTCATGGGCCCGCAGCCCGCCAATCCGGAGCGTTACCGCGCCGCCTTCATCACCGGTTCCCCGGCCATGGTCACCGACCGCGCGCCGTGGAGCGAGCAGACCGGCCAATGGCTGCGCGCCGCCGCCGCCCAGGGGCTGCCGATGTTCGGCATCTGCTACGGCCACCAGTTGCTGGCGCACGCGCTGGGCGGCCAGGTGGGCTACAACCCCGCGGGTCGCGAAGTCGGCACGCACCTGGTCCGGCACCTGGCCGAAGACCCCTTGCTGGCCGGGGTACCGCGCGACTTCCCGGCACAGATGATGCACATGCAGTCCGTCATCCAGCCGCCGCCCGGGGCGACGGTGCTGGCCAGTTCGGCGCTGGACGCGCACCAGATCCTGCGCCTGGGACCGGCCATCGTGTCCACCCAATTCCACCCGGAGTTCCCGCCGGAGTTCGTGCGGGAAAATCTGGCGCGCAATGCCGAAAAGTACGGCGGGGAGAACCTGGATGTCCCCGGATTGATCGCGGACGTGCGGCCCACGCCCGAAGCCGCCGGACTGCTGCGCCGCTTCCTGGATCTTTACGTCACCGCCTCGCACCTGCCCGAACCGGCCTGA
- a CDS encoding NfeD family protein: MWIWFGLAVLALIGEVATGTFYLLLVATGLAAGGLAVVAGLALEGQLLVCGAVVIAGLLVLRGTGVLKKREVDAQRNADVNLDIGQIVKVDDWAGGRTARVWYRGASWDAVLAAGCDPIAGEQVITEVRGSQLIVQPRPSVSTLSEG, encoded by the coding sequence ATGTGGATATGGTTCGGGCTGGCCGTGCTGGCGCTCATAGGGGAAGTCGCGACCGGCACGTTTTATCTGCTGCTGGTGGCCACCGGCCTGGCGGCCGGCGGCCTTGCCGTCGTGGCGGGCCTGGCGCTGGAAGGCCAACTGCTGGTCTGCGGCGCGGTGGTGATCGCCGGCCTGCTGGTGTTGCGCGGCACGGGCGTATTGAAAAAGCGTGAAGTCGACGCCCAACGCAATGCCGACGTCAACCTGGATATCGGCCAGATCGTGAAAGTGGACGATTGGGCGGGCGGCCGCACGGCCAGGGTCTGGTATCGCGGCGCGAGCTGGGACGCGGTGCTGGCGGCCGGCTGCGACCCCATCGCGGGCGAACAGGTCATCACCGAGGTGCGCGGCAGCCAGTTGATCGTCCAGCCCAGACCCTCCGTTTCCACTCTATCCGAAGGCTGA